From Nicotiana tabacum cultivar K326 chromosome 22, ASM71507v2, whole genome shotgun sequence, one genomic window encodes:
- the LOC107765042 gene encoding protein FAR1-RELATED SEQUENCE 8 isoform X2, with product MEEGLGTSEQLPEDEGGDNEVDSEEAFDITCNGIESDGHQVLNVEANELEATTGQILEFESDEAEKNCEHVLDFESSDPRDNSHQLLEFHSNGLGGGDTTIIDDHTGSSPGKSYPPPVVGMEFESYEDAYNYYNCYAKELGFAIRVKSSWTKRNSKEKRGAVLCCNCEGFKTMKEANSRRKETRTGCLAMIRLRLVEPSRWRVDEVKLEHNHLFDPERVQNSKSHKKMDAGVKRKLEPAVDVEVRTIKLYRTPAVENLGYGSSDERAFSGQIDGSARLKLKEGDTQVIYNFFCRMQLMRPNFFYIMDLNDEGYLKNVFWIDSRSRGAYAYFGDVVVVDTTCLSKKYDIPLLAFFGLNHHKQTLLLGCGLLADESFETYVWLLRAWLSCMSGRPPQSIITDRCMALQNAISEVFPRAQHRLNLSIILGSIFNTVGQVGESEVFREVLYNTVYNSLKVDEFEVAWEEMIHQFGFRGYGWLQSLYEDRERWAPIYMKDTFFAGISIDQPGIAQIHANGPIITYIVKERGAQGDTGDARDFEVTYDKMGVEVRCICSCFNFKGYLCRHALSVLNYNSIEEIPNHYILTRWRKDFKRLYAPELGSSNIDISNPVQRFDHLHKRAMQVVDEGMTSQDHYMVAWQAFKESLNKVRLAADKHVS from the exons ATGGAGGAAGGTTTGGGAACCAGTGAACAGCTTCCTGAGGATGAGGGAGGTGATAATGAGGTTGACAGTGAGGAAGCCTTTGATATTACGTGCAATGGCATTGAGAGCGATGGTCACCAAGTGCTAAATGTTGAGGCCAATGAGCTTGAAGCTACTACTGGGCAAATTCTTGAATTTGAAAGCGATGAAGCTGAGAAAAACTGTGAgcatgtgcttgattttgaaagcagTGACCCAAGGGACAATAGTCACCAGTTGCTTGAGTTTCACAGCAATGGCCTTGGAGGTGGCGATACAACAATTATTGATGATCACACTGGTTCATCCCCGGGGAAGTCTTATCCTCCACCGGTTGTCGGCATGGAGTTTGAATCTTATGAAGATGCTTATAATTATTACAACTGCTATGCTAAGGAGCTTGGTTTTGCCATCAGGGTGAAGTCTTCATGGACGAAACGGAACAGCAAAGAGAAGCGTGGTGCTGTTCTCTGTTGCAATTGTGAGGGTTTCAAGACAATGAAAGAGGCAAATAGCCGAAGAAAAGAAACAAGGACAGGTTGCTTAGCAATGATAAGGTTGAGATTGGTGGAGCCCAGTAGATGGAGGGTGGATGAAGTTAAGCTTGAACATAACCATCTCTTTGATCCTGAAAGGGTGCAAAACTCCAAGTCACACAAAAAGATGGATGCAGGGGTTAAAAGGAAGTTAGAGCCAGCAGTTGATGTAGAAGTGCGAACAATTAAGTTGTATAGAACTCCTGCTGTTGAGAATCTAGGCTATGGAAGCTCAGATGAAAGAGCATTCAGCGGGCAGATTGATGGCTCCGCACGTTTAAAACTCAAAGAAGGTGATACCCAAGTCATATACAACTTCTTTTGTCGGATGCAGCTTATGAGGCCCAATTTTTTCTACATTATGGATTTGAATGATGAAGGGTATCTAAAGAATGTGTTTTGGATTGATTCCAGATCGAGAGGGGCATATGCTTATTTTGGTGATGTGGTTGTGGTTGACACAACATGCTTGTCAAAAAAGTATGACATCCCGCTTCTAGCATTCTTTGGACTAAACCACCATAAGCAGACTCTTTTGTTGGGCTGTGGTTTGCTTGCTGATGAAAGTTTCGAGACATATGTTTGGTTACTGAGAGCATGGCTATCGTGTATGTCAGGACGCCCTCCACAATCTATCATCACAGATCGCTGCATGGCCTTGCAAAATGCAATATCTGAGGTTTTTCCTCGGGCTCAACATCGGCTTAATTTGTCTATTATTTTGGGCAGCATTTTCAATACCGTAGGGCAAGTGGGGGAATCTGAAGTATTCCGTGAGGTACTGTATAATACGGTGTATAACTCTCTTAAAGTTGATGAATTTGAAGTTGCATGGGAGGAGATGATCCATCAATTCGGATTTAGGGGCTATGGATGGCTTCAAAGTTTGTATGAGGATCGAGAACGATGGGCTCCTATTTATATGAAAGATACATTTTTTGCTGGAATATCTATTGATCAGCCTG GTATAGCACAAATTCACGCCAATGGACCGATCATCACATATATTGTTAAAGAACGAGGGGCTCAGGGAGACACGGGGGATGCAAGAGATTTTGAAGTTACTTATGATAAAATGGGGGTGGAAGTCCGATGCATCTGCAGTTGTTTCAACTTTAAAGGTTATCTATGCCGACATGCTTTATCTGTGCTCAACTACAATAGTATAGAGGAGATCCCAAATCATTATATCTTGACCCGATGGAGAAAGGATTTTAAACGCTTGTATGCACCAGAACTTGGCTCGAGCAACATAGATATTAGTAACCCTGTTCAACGGTTTGACCATTTGCACAAACGGGCCATGCAAGTAGTTGACGAAGGGATGACTTCTCAAGATCATTATATGGTTGCTTGGCAGGCATTTAAGGAGTCCTTGAATAAGGTTCGTCTTGCGGCGGACAAACATGTATCATAA
- the LOC107765042 gene encoding protein FAR1-RELATED SEQUENCE 8 isoform X1, translating to MEEGLGTSEQLPEDEGGDNEVDSEEAFDITCNGIESDGHQVLNVEANELEATTGQILEFESDEAEKNCEHVLDFESSDPRDNSHQLLEFHSNGLGGGDTTIIDDHTGSSPGKSYPPPVVGMEFESYEDAYNYYNCYAKELGFAIRVKSSWTKRNSKEKRGAVLCCNCEGFKTMKEANSRRKETRTGCLAMIRLRLVEPSRWRVDEVKLEHNHLFDPERVQNSKSHKKMDAGVKRKLEPAVDVEVRTIKLYRTPAVENLGYGSSDERAFSGQIDGSARLKLKEGDTQVIYNFFCRMQLMRPNFFYIMDLNDEGYLKNVFWIDSRSRGAYAYFGDVVVVDTTCLSKKYDIPLLAFFGLNHHKQTLLLGCGLLADESFETYVWLLRAWLSCMSGRPPQSIITDRCMALQNAISEVFPRAQHRLNLSIILGSIFNTVGQVGESEVFREVLYNTVYNSLKVDEFEVAWEEMIHQFGFRGYGWLQSLYEDRERWAPIYMKDTFFAGISIDQPGEFMSPFFDGYVHKQTNLKEFFDIYDFVLQKMHQKEVLCDFESREFSPVLRTRCNYELQLSKLYTKEIFLKFQDEMALMSNCSGIAQIHANGPIITYIVKERGAQGDTGDARDFEVTYDKMGVEVRCICSCFNFKGYLCRHALSVLNYNSIEEIPNHYILTRWRKDFKRLYAPELGSSNIDISNPVQRFDHLHKRAMQVVDEGMTSQDHYMVAWQAFKESLNKVRLAADKHVS from the coding sequence ATGGAGGAAGGTTTGGGAACCAGTGAACAGCTTCCTGAGGATGAGGGAGGTGATAATGAGGTTGACAGTGAGGAAGCCTTTGATATTACGTGCAATGGCATTGAGAGCGATGGTCACCAAGTGCTAAATGTTGAGGCCAATGAGCTTGAAGCTACTACTGGGCAAATTCTTGAATTTGAAAGCGATGAAGCTGAGAAAAACTGTGAgcatgtgcttgattttgaaagcagTGACCCAAGGGACAATAGTCACCAGTTGCTTGAGTTTCACAGCAATGGCCTTGGAGGTGGCGATACAACAATTATTGATGATCACACTGGTTCATCCCCGGGGAAGTCTTATCCTCCACCGGTTGTCGGCATGGAGTTTGAATCTTATGAAGATGCTTATAATTATTACAACTGCTATGCTAAGGAGCTTGGTTTTGCCATCAGGGTGAAGTCTTCATGGACGAAACGGAACAGCAAAGAGAAGCGTGGTGCTGTTCTCTGTTGCAATTGTGAGGGTTTCAAGACAATGAAAGAGGCAAATAGCCGAAGAAAAGAAACAAGGACAGGTTGCTTAGCAATGATAAGGTTGAGATTGGTGGAGCCCAGTAGATGGAGGGTGGATGAAGTTAAGCTTGAACATAACCATCTCTTTGATCCTGAAAGGGTGCAAAACTCCAAGTCACACAAAAAGATGGATGCAGGGGTTAAAAGGAAGTTAGAGCCAGCAGTTGATGTAGAAGTGCGAACAATTAAGTTGTATAGAACTCCTGCTGTTGAGAATCTAGGCTATGGAAGCTCAGATGAAAGAGCATTCAGCGGGCAGATTGATGGCTCCGCACGTTTAAAACTCAAAGAAGGTGATACCCAAGTCATATACAACTTCTTTTGTCGGATGCAGCTTATGAGGCCCAATTTTTTCTACATTATGGATTTGAATGATGAAGGGTATCTAAAGAATGTGTTTTGGATTGATTCCAGATCGAGAGGGGCATATGCTTATTTTGGTGATGTGGTTGTGGTTGACACAACATGCTTGTCAAAAAAGTATGACATCCCGCTTCTAGCATTCTTTGGACTAAACCACCATAAGCAGACTCTTTTGTTGGGCTGTGGTTTGCTTGCTGATGAAAGTTTCGAGACATATGTTTGGTTACTGAGAGCATGGCTATCGTGTATGTCAGGACGCCCTCCACAATCTATCATCACAGATCGCTGCATGGCCTTGCAAAATGCAATATCTGAGGTTTTTCCTCGGGCTCAACATCGGCTTAATTTGTCTATTATTTTGGGCAGCATTTTCAATACCGTAGGGCAAGTGGGGGAATCTGAAGTATTCCGTGAGGTACTGTATAATACGGTGTATAACTCTCTTAAAGTTGATGAATTTGAAGTTGCATGGGAGGAGATGATCCATCAATTCGGATTTAGGGGCTATGGATGGCTTCAAAGTTTGTATGAGGATCGAGAACGATGGGCTCCTATTTATATGAAAGATACATTTTTTGCTGGAATATCTATTGATCAGCCTGGTGAGTTCATGAGCCCCTTCTTTGATGGATATGTACATAAACAAacaaatttgaaagaattttttGATATATATGATTTTGTACTGCAAAAAATGCATCAGAAGGAAGTTCTTTGTGATTTTGAGTCTAGAGAATTTAGCCCCGTCTTGAGAACAAGGTGCAATTATGAGCTACAGCTATCTAAATTGTATACTAAAGAAATATTCTTGAAGTTCCAAGATGAGATGGCGTTGATGTCTAACTGTTCAGGTATAGCACAAATTCACGCCAATGGACCGATCATCACATATATTGTTAAAGAACGAGGGGCTCAGGGAGACACGGGGGATGCAAGAGATTTTGAAGTTACTTATGATAAAATGGGGGTGGAAGTCCGATGCATCTGCAGTTGTTTCAACTTTAAAGGTTATCTATGCCGACATGCTTTATCTGTGCTCAACTACAATAGTATAGAGGAGATCCCAAATCATTATATCTTGACCCGATGGAGAAAGGATTTTAAACGCTTGTATGCACCAGAACTTGGCTCGAGCAACATAGATATTAGTAACCCTGTTCAACGGTTTGACCATTTGCACAAACGGGCCATGCAAGTAGTTGACGAAGGGATGACTTCTCAAGATCATTATATGGTTGCTTGGCAGGCATTTAAGGAGTCCTTGAATAAGGTTCGTCTTGCGGCGGACAAACATGTATCATAA